Proteins from a genomic interval of Armigeres subalbatus isolate Guangzhou_Male unplaced genomic scaffold, GZ_Asu_2 Contig1, whole genome shotgun sequence:
- the LOC134202086 gene encoding ATP synthase subunit b, mitochondrial-like, with product MLSRAALLAAAKKPMGLALVRGSASAADSNRPVRAEYPGKVRLGFLPEEWFTFFYNKTGVTGPYVFGAGLLTYLCSKEIYIMEHEYYNGLSLAIMVIYAVKKFGPTVAAYCDKEIDRIEDEWNASRNENIQTLQQAMEDEKKEQWRAEGQTLLMQAKKENVALQLEAAYRERAMTVYREVKKRLDYQVERQNVDRRISQKHMVDWIVQNVVKSITPEQEKETLSRCIADLGAIASRAK from the exons ATGCTTTCTAGAGCAGCACTTTTGGCCG CCGCCAAGAAACCCATGGGATTGGCCCTGGTACGTGGATCTGCCTCCGCCGCCGACAGCAATCGCCCCGTGCGCGCTGAATACCCTGGTAAGGTACGCTTGGGCTTCCTGCCTGAGGAATGGTTTACCTTCTTCTACAACAAGACCGGTGTCACCGGACCGTACGTTTTTGGGGCCGGATTGTTGACCTATCTGTGCTCCAAGGAAATCTACATCATGGAACACGAGTACTACAACGGCCTATCGTTGGCCATCATGGTTATTTACGCCGTCAAGAAGTTTGGTCCCACGGTGGCTGCCTATTGCGATAAGGAAATCGAT AGAATCGAAGATGAATGGAACGCCAGTCGCAAcgaaaatattcaaacactgcAACAAGCCATGGAAGACGAAAAGAAAGAGCAGTGGCGCGCCGAGGGTCAAACGTTACTGATGCAGGCTAAGAAGGAAAACGTTGCGCTTCAGCTGGAGGCTGCCTACCGTGAACGCGCAATGACTGTTTATCGTGAAGTCAAGAAGCGTCTCGATTACCAAGTTGAACGCCAAAATGTGGATCGTCGCATCTCTCAGAAGCACATGGTTGATTGGATCGTTCAAAACGTTGTGAAGTCGATCACCCCGGAACAGGAGAAAGAAACCTTGAGCCGGTGCATCGCCGATTTGGGAGCTATTGCATCCCGCGCCAAGTAA